GGCTTCCAGATTCTTTGCTTGGATCGGCCTGGCCGGTGATGTGGCCTGACATGGGGGCTTCACTCGGCTCCGCCGGCATCTTGTCCATGGTTGTAGCCGGAGGGACGATCATATCCAGTCTGGCTAGCGGAAACTTGATTCAACGATTGGGGACAGGCAAAGTGACCCTGATCAGCTGTTTGCTGACTGCCGGAGCGTTGCTTGGATTCTCTATGGCACCCTTCATGTTTTGGCTTGTCATTTTGGCTATTCCTCTTGGCCTTGGCGCAGGTGCCGTAGATGCGGCTCTGAATCATTATGTAGCCGAAAACTACAAGGCTCATCATATGAACTGGCTGCACTGTTTCTGGGGCTTAGGAGCAACTATGGGTCCGATTATTATGTCCTACTATATTGCTGATCATAACTCCTGGAGAGGGGGGTATACAGCAGTAGCCATGATCCAGTTCGCCCTCGTCCTCATTTTGTTTGTTACGCTCCCCCTATGGAAACGTATCGGGGCGTGTCATGAACCTGTGTCTGCACAAAATGACGTACAGCATGATCAGGCTGAATCCGTACTATTACAGACAGAGGGAAATGTCAAAACCAATGTACTCCATATCAAAGGCGTCAAGCCTTCCCTTATCGCCTTTTTGTTCTATTGCGGGGTTGAAAGTACGGTGGGACTGTGGGGAGCCAGTTATTTGGTTGGTGCGAGGCATATCACAGCAGAGACGGCTGCGGGATGGATCTCTTTATACTATGGTGGTATTACGATTGGAAGGATGATTACAGGCTTTATTACGCTGAAAGTCCATAATCGTGTGTTAATCCGGTGCGGTCAGCTTGTTGCCATTGCAGGCGGGGGCATTCTTTTGCTTCCGCTGCCTGGCGCTCTTTCCCTGGTTGGATTCATTTTGATTGGACTTGGGCTTGCCCCTATCTATCCCGGGCTTCTTCATGAAACGCCAACCCGGTTTGGAAGGGAAAATTCGGCAAGGCTGATGGGATATCAGATGGCTGTCGCTTATACGGGAACGACGTTTCTCCCTCCGCTTTTTGGCATAATCGCTACACAGACGAGCATCAACTTATTCCCGTTTGTTGTGCTTGTTTTCCTTATTTTTATGCTGATGAGTGCAGAGGGGGTAAACCGCATTTTAAACCAACGAGAGAAAGTGAGGAATTAGGATGTTAGCGTACGTGTTATTATGTGCTGTCATATGGATTGGGACCTATCTATGTATGGTGATGTCTGGAGAGTCGATTGAAGTGAAACCGATTCGTTCGATTGACGATCTGTTTGAATAGAACACAACGTCAAAAAATAAATCTTGACATGTAATGCATTACAACGTTTACGATTGCAATGTAGCAAACAGCTTTCCCTAGGGCGGTCCCAATGCTACTAGTCTGGGAAGGGGTATAAATGCCGGGTTTACATCTTTCTTGACAAAGAAAAGTCACATCTTTGGTGTGAATACTTTGTAAAATGACATTATAAAGTTAGTGTATTTACTTTTGAACGCTTATTTAGGAGGTCGAATACATGATGTCAATCATCGTTCAAGCCGTTTTAGGTGTGTTTATACTGATTGGCGCATATTTTGCTGTTAGAGGTGTGACTGAATCTCCCCAAACATATATTTACGCCCAACGTTCACACGAGAGAATTATCCGTGGACTACATGGGAATGGGCATGGGAATGAAGGTGAAGGTGAAGGTGATACTTGATAAGGAAATCGCATTAGAACAGACAGATTATTAGAATACTAGGAGGACTTATATGCTTAAACTCGTCGTGACCGATCTGGATGGAACCTTTTTGAATAACAAAGGGTTATTTGATATTGATTTATTTAACCAGGTATATGACGAAATGCAAAAAAAAGATGTTGCTTTTGTTGCTTGTACCGGGAAGCAGTGCGAGAGAGTAGAGAAATTGTTCGGGGAGCATGGCAAAGGCGTCTGGATACTGGGGGATAGCGCAACAAGGATCAAGAAAGACGGGGAAGTTGTCAAGGAGTTTACGATTGAACATGATCTGGCTCAGCAAGCCATTGATGAGATTCAACGTTTTGATCCGGAAGTTACGATTATTGCATGTATCCGTGATACGGCTTATGTGCTTTCTACAATAAAAGATGAATTGTTCAATGTGGTTAAAGGCTCTTACGAAAAAGTGGTTAAAATCAATTCATTTAAACAAATTGACAGTGATTTTAATAAAATTACTGTTTTCGATATCAAAAGCCGAAGCTCTGCATTGAGAAAACATGTGGAAAATACGTTGCTGGGACAAATCTACATTGTCGATTCTGAACCCAAATGGGTGGATATTACCGCTCTTCACACACATAAAGGGGAAACAGTCAAAAAACTGCAGAATATGCTTGGCGTGACGTTTGAGGAAACCATGTCCTTTGGAGACGGTGAAAATGATGTGGAACTGATGAGTATTGCGAAGTACAGCTTTGCAGTTAGCAATGCTTGTGAGAATACTAAAAAGGCGGCCAGTTTTATTACAAAATCCAATGAAGAGAACGGGGTGTTATTAACTATTCAGAAGCTGCTGGATCTGCAGTAGGCAGAAAGCGAAGCAATTCCCATAGCCCTTTCTTACTACGGATTGTGTGCATTCAAAAGCGCTATGACCTGATCATCAGGTTCATGGCGCTTTTGACTTCATCTAATACAATCCTATAAATTACCTGAATACAGAACTAGTGTTTGGTCTTATAATAAATCAGGAATGTATGTTCGTATGTAATCGGTTTTTTGGAGGTGCAGTCATGACTAAAACAATTGAGCGGACCATTCTTTTGGCGGATTGCCAGTCCTTTTATGCCAGTGTAGAAAAAGCTTCCCACTCGGAGTATAAAAATAAGCCGCTTGCGGTAGCGGGTGACCCTGCACGCAGGTCCGGGATTATTCTGGCCGCATGTCCTATAGCAAAAAGTTTCGGGGTGTCTACAGCAGAACGGCTCGGTGAAGCTCTCAAGAAGTGTCCTGAGCTTGTGATTGTCCGGCCCCGTATGAAATATTATATCGATGTTTCCCTGGCAATTACAGATATATACAAAGAATACACCGACCTAGTGGAAGTTTTTAGTATAGATGAACAGTTTTTAGATGTTTCTGAAAGTTTAAAAATGTTTGGTGACCCTTTAGATATTGCAAAGGAAATTCAAGAAAAGGTTCTTTTGCAGACCGGAGTCTGGGTTAGGATTGGAATTAGTTCAAACAAAATTCTTGCTAAAATCGCAACCGATATATGGGCCAAAAAGAACAAGAATGGCATTTTTACACTTCTCAAGACAGATGTCGAGCAGTTGCTATGGTCGCAGCCGGTGAATAAAATGTTCGGCGTGGGCTCGCGCATGACGACCCATTTCGCGCGGCTCGGGATGACCACTATAGGGGATATCGCCAGAACACCGCTGCCGGAGCTGAAGCGCAAATTCCGTGCCCATTTCGGCAAGCAATCGGACATTCAGGCTGAGGTGATGTGGAGAACCGCTAACGGCCTGGACGACAGCCCTGTCGCTCCATATACGTTCAGCACCCCTCAGAAGTCAATCGGCCATATGATGACCTTGCCTAAAGATTATGTAGAGCCTCACGAGATCGAGACCATTCTGCTGGAGCTCACCGAAGAAGTGTGCCGGGACAGCCGACGCAAAGGGCATATGGGGTCTGTCGTTACCGTCGGCTGTATGTGCAGCCCGTATGAGGCGCCGACCGGATTCTCACGCCAAATGAAGCTGCCCGATCCGACCAACAATACGAATAAAGTCTACAAAGCTGTGAAGGAGATCTTCTATAAATTCTGGAACCATATGCCAGTGAGACGCTTGGGCGTGAGCCTGAGCGGTTTGACGAACGCGGAGACGTATCAGCTTTCCTTTTTTGAAGATCAGGAGCGAGCACGTTCTTTAGAGAAAGCCACGGACAGCATCAAGGATCGTTATGGCAACGCGGCGATCGTAAGAGCCTCCTCCTTAATGCAGGCCGGTCAGGCTCTGGAAAGATCCTTGAAAATCGGGGGGCATTATAAGTAAGACAAATAAAGAGCACAAAAAGCCGCGCAACCATCGGCGGCTTTTTGTTTTAAGGAATTAAGCTCTTGTCACAAGTCTTCACTTGGATGCATGCTTTTTCATGGTATCCATGAATCGTTGCATCTGCGGAGTGATCCATTTGTTTTTATGATACGCAAGTTGGCTCCACATTTGAATGCTGACGCAATCGGTATTGATGATTGATAATTTCCCTGCATCCACAAGCTCGCGTACTACGAAAAAAGGGAGAAATGATATCCCTACATTGTTCAGAAGAAACTTGAGAATAATATCCGTATTTCCAATTTCCAAAACGGGATGAAGTTCATATCCCTGGGCTGCCAGGATTTGCTCTAAATCATAACGATAGCTATATCCCTTTTCTGTTAGTACTAATGATTCTTTAAGAATAGTTTCCACCCGTACATTCTTTTCTTGTGTTAATGGATGTTCACTAGAGGCAACAAAGACCATAGGTTCCGGTCGTTCGATAATCTTTACCCATTCAGGACGGTAGATTTTTTGATCTAAAAAGTAGATCATGTCAATTTCATTACGCTGTACCATATCATACATATCCGTGTTGAGACCGGTTTTGATCCTGGTTTCAACTAGAGGGCACAACTTCTGAAATTCCATTAATATAGAAGGTAAAACGCTACTGGACAGCGATTCGATTACCCCAATCTGTAAATATTCATGTCGGGTGGATCGATGTCGAATTTGACCGCTTTAGCGGCTGCACGCAATGCAAGGTTATCCGAGCAGGAATATGCCATTGGAATTGCTTACGTTTCAGAGCAAACTCATTCATCGGTCTCCAAAGGGTTACGCATCCTTGGATTACGTGGTGATCAAATCAGAAAGATTCCGAGTGATAAAGGTTTTCTTAGAAAAAGCAATAATGGATGATCGGGCGGTTGGAATGAAACCTTTTGTGATCATTGCCAAGCAGGCACAACCAATACGGGAAGCATTGACCCGTTAAACGAAATTGCTGATCTATGTGAAAAACATAATATTTGGCTACACGTGGATGGAGCTTACGGTGCATCGATTTTGGTTTCTTCGAAATATAAGCCCCTTTTGAACGGGATATCACGTTCAGATAGCATTAGTTGGGATGCACATAAATGGTTAATGCAGACGTATTGCTGCAGCGTAATTTTAGTCAAAGAAAAGCAGCACCTCAGAAACTGCTTCAGCACACATCCTGAATATTTGAAAGATGCCGAGACGGGTGAAGAACAGATTAATTATTGGGATATGGGCCCTGAATTAACGCGCCCTGCTCGAAGTTTGAAACTATGGATGACACTGCAAGCATTAGGGACTAATGCTGTCGGTGAAGCCATAGAGCATGGAGTTCAACTCGCAGAATGGGCTGAAGATGAAATTAAAAATTATAATCATTGGGAAATTGTATCCCCGGCACAGTTAGCGATTGTTAATTTTCGATATGCTCCAACTGGATTATCCAACCAAGAATTAGATTCACTCAACAAGAGGATCTCCCAAGAAATGGTGAAAAACGGATATGCCTCTGTGCTTACGACGCAGCTCAATGGAAAAACGGTTCTCAGAATCTGTGCAATCCATCCAGATACTACCGAAGATGAGATGAGGAATACAATTCAGCTTCTATCGAATATAGGACGGAGCATCGAATGAGAGAAATAGTTTTCTACGATGGAAAAGTCAAACTCATTTTAACTGGTAAGTAAGACATTCATGAAGGGGAGGGGACAAAATTAAATGTGCTCTATGCATGGCTTCGCAGAATGGCGGAACGCCGTAAATAATCCTCTGTATAAAATCGGATATTTCAACCATAATAAGACAGCCTGTTTATTCCAAACGTGCAGAGGAGCAGATGAATGTGAAAAACAAATGGTTGCTGGCGTTGCCGTTAACCTTGGCGTTCGTTTTTAGCATGACTCCGGTAGTTGTATCCGCGCAAGCGAAGGTAGGCGAGGAGAAGGATTCTGCTTGCATAAGTCCCAAAATGGTGCAACTAAAAGGCGATATGCAGAAGGTATGGATCGACCATACGATATGGACGAGAAGCTATATTGTCAGCGCCATATCTGATCGTCCAGATCAGAAGGATGTATTGGATCGGCTTTTACGGAACCAGCAGGACATAGGCAATGTGATCAAGCCTTATTATGGGGAAGCCGTCGGTAATAAGCTGGCTGATCTTCTGAGAGAGCATATTCTGATCGCAGTTAAAATTGTAGCGGCTGCCAAAGCGGGCAATCAGGCGGATGTAAAAAAGTTAGAGGCGGATTGGCATACAAACGCTGACGATATCGCCAAATTTTTAAGCACAGCGAATCCGAACTGGCAGTTTAAAGTGCTACAAGATATGCTGTATACGCATCTTCAGTTGATTACGGAAATAGTCCTTAACTGTATCAAAGGAGATTGGAAAGCGGATATTGCAGCAACCGACAAAAACGAGATTCATATGATTCATTTTGCGGACATCCTGACAGAAGGTATTGTCAAACAGTTTCCTGGAAAATTTTAAGCGGGCGCTATAGACGCTGCAAAGCAGATTAGCTTTTTATAATCACCCCAAAGGGTGGCTATGGAAAGCTTTTTTTATGGATGCAGTCGGATGTTGAACCGAAATGTATCCTCCCGCAAGCTCAATTTCATTGAAATCAACTGCACCTAACGAGGTTACCATACTAAAGAGTTTGGGATATTCTGACCCAGGCTCCGGTCTGCTATCTAATGGGTTGGGTACTACGTCCATAATGGATTTTAGTTATTTTAATGAAATGTCGATATAATGCTGCATACTCGGGCGTACAATGATAAGGTCAGGACATTTTTTACTGCTTCTGCTCCTTCACTAATTACAACCTTCTTTCCAGATATGTGTCCATTACTTTTCCAAAATATTCTTGAATGTAAACTCATATAGTAGTATTATATACAGAACAAGTGTTCTTAATGCAAATGTATTTTTTGGAACGTTGCAGTTTACGGGAAACCTAACATGGCGTATCATATTATGTTGAACGTAAATAGATGGAAAATGAATGAACATCGAGGGGAGAAAATCATTTTTATGGACCCAAAACGTCGACCATCATCTCAAAAACGCAGCAGGTGGCGTATTTTCGGTAAAGTTTTACTGATTAATATCAAGTGGTTCTCGCTGGCAGGCTTGTTGGGAGTGCTATTTGCCGGAGGGCTTATATCTGGCTATGTGGCAGCGCTCGTTCATGATGAACCTGTACGATCACGTCAGTTGATATATGAGAAGGTAGATGAAAATGCTCTGACCAGCTTTGTATATTTTAATGATCAGGTAACTCCGGTTGGACGAATGCGCATGGAGGAGGATCGACAGCTCGTTGACCTGAAGGATGTTCCTCAGTCCATTATAGATGCTCTTATTTCAACGGAAGACAGTCAGTTTTATGAGCATCGTGGCGTTGATTTAAAAGGAACGGCTCGGGCTGTCAAACAGAAGCTTCTGAATGAGAACCGCCAAACGGGTGGTAGCACACTGACGCAGCAGGTAGCGCGACGGGTTTTCCTCAGTCTCGACAAGACGGACAGCCGTAAGGTGAAGGAAATGCTGCTTGCACTGCGTATGGAGCGTTTCATGAGCAAGGATAAAATTTTAACAGCCTACTTAAATAAAATGCCTTTTGGCAACGGTTCAGCTGGTTATAATTTGTATGGAATTAAGTCTGCTTCATTAGGAATTTTTAATGTAAGTGATCTACATAAGCTTCATATTGCTCAAGCGGCTTATTTGGCAGGTCTGCCGCAATTGCCGTCTGTTTATTCTGCTTTTGATGGTAAAGGGAAGTTCGATGAAGAAGGCTTCGACAAAGCAATGGAGCGCCAACGTGTCGTGCTGGCAAGAATGCTGGCAACAGGTAAACTCACACCAACAGAATATTATGAAGCGCTCCAATTTGATGTTAAGGCCACGCTTGCGCCACATCGTGAAAAAAGCTATAATACATTCCCTTATTTGATGCTGGAGACAGAGCGTGAGGCCGCTCAGTTATTAGCGCTTCAGGAAAATCCAAATCTTACGGCAGCCGAGATTTCTAAGCCCGAGCATGCTGAGCTTCTTCAAAATACACGAGAAGAGCTGCAGCGGTCTGGCTACCGAATTTATACAACGATAAATAAGAAAATTTATAATGATATGCGGCAGATTGCAGCCAATCCGCAAAACTTTTCTCCATACAGCAAGCAGAAGGGATTAGAGCAGATTGCAGCCATCATGATTGATCATAAAACGGGAGCAATACTCGGTATGATCGAGGGCAGGGATTTTAATACCGAGCAAATGAACTATGCAACGCAAATGACACGTCAGCCCGGTTCTGCCATGAAGCCAATTGCTGCTTATTTGCCCGCTTTGGAAAAGGGTTATACTCAGCCTGCTGGTCTTATTGATGATTCGCAAATTATATTGAAAGACGGACGTAAAGGCTATCATATTCCTAAAAATTATAATAGAAGATACGAAGGGCTTATGACGGCCCGTGAAGCGCTCAATCGGTCAATCAACATTCCTGCTCTGAGGCTGTTTTTATATGAAGTTAAAATTCATAATGCTTGGAATTTTGTTCGTTCTCTTGGAATTACGACGATACAGCCGCAGGATGAATATGCCCAGACAGGTGTACTGGGCGGACTAAGTAAAGGCGTATCCGTTGAGGAGCTGACTGCAGCATATGGAACGATTCCTAATATGGGGGTATACAATGCACCTCATCTGATCAGCAAAATTACGGATGCCAATGGCAAGATTGTATATGAATATAAACCACAGTCGAAGCGGGTATATTCGCAGCAAACCGCATTTTTGATGACGGATATGCTCAGAACTGTTATATCTGACCCGAGGGGAACCGGGAAACGACTGCAAAAGGCTTTTAGAAGCTACGGCACCATTGATATTGCCGGTAAAACCGGTACGACACAAAACTTTGGTGATGTGTGGTTCATGGGCTACACCCCTGACGTTACGCTTGGCGTCTGGGCTGGTTATCGTCAACAGGTGAATACACTATCACAAGCAGGGCATACCAGAGCACAGTCGGTGTGGGCGCTAATCATGAATGAGGCGATCAAGGCTCAGCCCCAGCTTTTCAAGAATAAGCATTTTATACAGCCAGAAGGTGTTGTGAAAGTTACGGTGTCTAGTCTTACAGGTAAACTTCCGGGGCATTATTCCCGCCAATCTGGTCAGCTCGTGACCGACTGGTTTAACCAAAAATATGTGCCGACCGAAGTCGGGAGGGAACAGCTTCCCCGTTCTTCCAAACCATCGGTATCGACCAAAACAGATATAAAGGAGGCAGAGATTCCAGAGAAAGAAGTGCCTGCAACAGACCAAGAGAAAGTTCCATCAGAAGAGATGACTCCTCCTGTTCCTGACACAGACACTGGGATAAGTATGCCTGATGAGAACATTGATTTGCCATCAGTAGATACTTCGCAGCCTGCTGCCCAAAATGAGCAGGAGACTCCTTCTAATGCAGAGAGCCAGGACGAGACTCCAAAAACGCAGCCTGATGAGGTTATTTATCCTGAAACAACGCCTGATCAACCCAAAAACTAACAACGTAGGATGATCTAGTTTAAAATGCCGTTCCCGACAATGTCGACAGTGACCTGCGTATGAAAACGGACATTAGGGTACTCTTTATTCCAATCCACACTTTTCCATACGGCTGGATGGTGGGCAATCAACTGTCTGCCTATGCCAAAGGCATCACATCCGCTTTTTTGAAGTGTACGAATAATTTTTTCCGCATCCTGGGTCATGATCTCGGAAAGCTGACCATTCAGACGCTGTACATTAGTCTTATCTTGAAGATGGTCTCGTGCATATTCAACAACATTAACAGGCAGTTTCAAGTTGAGATTCACATCAATTTGGCCATCTCGCTGAACTTTCACTGCAAGGTGGCGTTTGACGCTCTGCGTAATGGCCTGATACGTAATAAAGTTTTGCACATCACTGGCAGGCCCTGGATGTACCTTTTTTACGAAGGTAGCTGTCTTTTTCCATTTTCCAGTCATCAGGACGTATAAAGGACCTTGTTTGGTGCTTAGGTTTCCTGTGAACTTTTGTCCGTGAAATAAGGCAATTCCACGCGCTATAATATCTTCTCCTTCTTTGGCAAGATAGGGAAGTGCGAAATCTTGACCCGGATCAAGCATTGGGGGAAGCAATGTCTCCAACGTCATTTCAGGGAAAACACATATGTTTTCGAGGCTTCTGATTTTTTTGGTTATAAATTCACCAATTAAAAGGCTGCTTATGCTTTGTTGTTCTAGGATATCTCCAGCCAGCCCGTCTACAACAGCAATCTTGACATGGGAAGTTGGATAGTCAGGCTCCCGGTACAGCACATCCAAAAAAGAGTATAAATCTTTTCGAGCCACGCTTTCACCATACAAGATAATTCCATATTTGAAAAAGCGGATATCCCCGGTTACTTTGGCCCGGATTTTGTCTGTACTCTGCCGGACGGAATTTCCGGTGCTTGAATGAATTTCATTGGTGCTTTTGCCTTGATTGCTTTGAGAGTCATCTACAATTTCCAGCGTTTGCTTCAGCATACCTTCAGGAGTGAGATCATAAGCCGATGCATTTGCCAATCTGGCATCCCTCAAGCTGTCCTGATCCCAACAGCCCGTTGTAAAAATGAGTAGAGCCAGCATTCCAAGCGCTCTGCTCCTTTTTTTCATGTTTCGGCTTCCTCCTTTTTTTTGAAAACATAAGATAGGATCAACAGCAGAAAAGGGAGCACAATCAGGAAAAAATAAGCGGAACTATTCGCTAGGGAACCAATGAACTCGAAATCTTCTCTTCGTTGGGGCAAATAAGCAATTATGCATGAGGCGAGCACAACAAAGGGAACTGCTTTTTTGTGACTTTTTTGCTTGAGTAGGTAGCTTATTCCGTAAGACGCAGCATAATAGTAGGCGCTTATGGCACCAAAGATCGAAATGAGCCAAATCGGCAGGAAAATAAAATCGACCCGATCCATCGTTCCCAGCGGAATAGACCTGAGCAAATAAATGATCGGCTCGGGCATTAAATCAAGCTGCTGGGGGCTAAATGCAGTCTGACAGGTGAATACCGTAAAACAATACAACAAGACCACGGTCACGTTAGCTGCCAGAATTGTCTTGAGCTTGCCCACACTTTTGCCCTCTATCATAGGGAAGACGACGAGAATAAACTCAAAACCAAACATCGCCATCAGTGTTTCTTTTGAACCGACAATAATACGGGACCATCCCGCCTCAGTTAGTGGCAACAAATAAAGTGGGTTGGATTGCTTTATGCCATAGCTGATTAATAGTATCATTGGCAAAATCAGAAATGAGATTAACACAAGCACCCGTGTAATTGTTCTCAAATTTTCCCGAACCAGATAGATGCTACTGAACAAAAACAGTGCCAGTATAGCCCAACGGGGAGTAAACTGCAGCATCCAGCGGTTAATAACGTCATAAGCATTCACAAGCACCGAGGTCCCCATAAGCAGATAGAAAGCAATGTAAGTGGCAGTCAGTATTTTGCCAATCCAGGATCCGGTAAGCTGGGTTAATATCTGATATATAGAGGAAGAGGGGAATCGCCTTAACAAGAGCCAGCACAGCAAAATGATAAGCTGGGTCAGAAAGCCGCCAATAAGGACAGATATCAAGCCCCCTCCTTTGGATGAAAGGTGCATTTGATAGGGAAGTGATAAAATGTCTACGCCAATCTCAAACTTGATGATCAAAAAAAACAGTTGATTCCGTGTAATAGTACTTTCTTTATTCACGTCGTTTCCAGCTCCTAGAGTTGTTCTGTTGCTTCAATTTTTGGGCTTTAGAATCATGGGGCCGCTGATGGAGTGTCCATATGGGAAAACGGATAAAAACATCCTTCATATCGCCAAGCCGAAAAGGTGCAAGAGGAGCAAAATAGGGCGTACCAAACGTCTCCAGCTTACAAAGGTGGATGGTGAGAATAAGCAAACCAAAAGCAATGCCGATATATCCGAACAAGGCCGCTGCAATCATCATTGGAAAGCGGAGAATACGGACAGCTGAGCTCATTTCATGAGAGGGTACCAAAAAAGAAGAAATTGCTGTTAACGAGACGACGATAATCATCGTATATGACACGAGGCCTGCCCGAACGATAGCATCCCCGATGACCAAACCGCCAACGATACCAATGGTTTGACCGACCCGACTGGGGAGGCGGACCCCGGCTTCCCGCAGCACCTCAAAGATCAATTCAAGCAGCATGGCCTCGATAATAGCTGGAAAGGGAATGTTCCCCAGTGATTTTTTGATGGTGTGTGCCAGTTCTAATGGCAAAATAGCAGAATGAAAAGCTATCGTTGCAATGTAAACGGCAGGCAGCGTAAAAGCGATCAGAAAGCTAACCATCCGAATCATTCTTAGAAATGAACTGATAATCCAACGGCCATGATAA
This DNA window, taken from Paenibacillus kribbensis, encodes the following:
- a CDS encoding MFS transporter → MATWFLIVIYLAFGSLGLPDSLLGSAWPVMWPDMGASLGSAGILSMVVAGGTIISSLASGNLIQRLGTGKVTLISCLLTAGALLGFSMAPFMFWLVILAIPLGLGAGAVDAALNHYVAENYKAHHMNWLHCFWGLGATMGPIIMSYYIADHNSWRGGYTAVAMIQFALVLILFVTLPLWKRIGACHEPVSAQNDVQHDQAESVLLQTEGNVKTNVLHIKGVKPSLIAFLFYCGVESTVGLWGASYLVGARHITAETAAGWISLYYGGITIGRMITGFITLKVHNRVLIRCGQLVAIAGGGILLLPLPGALSLVGFILIGLGLAPIYPGLLHETPTRFGRENSARLMGYQMAVAYTGTTFLPPLFGIIATQTSINLFPFVVLVFLIFMLMSAEGVNRILNQREKVRN
- a CDS encoding Cof-type HAD-IIB family hydrolase, which translates into the protein MLKLVVTDLDGTFLNNKGLFDIDLFNQVYDEMQKKDVAFVACTGKQCERVEKLFGEHGKGVWILGDSATRIKKDGEVVKEFTIEHDLAQQAIDEIQRFDPEVTIIACIRDTAYVLSTIKDELFNVVKGSYEKVVKINSFKQIDSDFNKITVFDIKSRSSALRKHVENTLLGQIYIVDSEPKWVDITALHTHKGETVKKLQNMLGVTFEETMSFGDGENDVELMSIAKYSFAVSNACENTKKAASFITKSNEENGVLLTIQKLLDLQ
- a CDS encoding DNA polymerase IV, translated to MTKTIERTILLADCQSFYASVEKASHSEYKNKPLAVAGDPARRSGIILAACPIAKSFGVSTAERLGEALKKCPELVIVRPRMKYYIDVSLAITDIYKEYTDLVEVFSIDEQFLDVSESLKMFGDPLDIAKEIQEKVLLQTGVWVRIGISSNKILAKIATDIWAKKNKNGIFTLLKTDVEQLLWSQPVNKMFGVGSRMTTHFARLGMTTIGDIARTPLPELKRKFRAHFGKQSDIQAEVMWRTANGLDDSPVAPYTFSTPQKSIGHMMTLPKDYVEPHEIETILLELTEEVCRDSRRKGHMGSVVTVGCMCSPYEAPTGFSRQMKLPDPTNNTNKVYKAVKEIFYKFWNHMPVRRLGVSLSGLTNAETYQLSFFEDQERARSLEKATDSIKDRYGNAAIVRASSLMQAGQALERSLKIGGHYK
- a CDS encoding LysR family transcriptional regulator substrate-binding protein is translated as MEFQKLCPLVETRIKTGLNTDMYDMVQRNEIDMIYFLDQKIYRPEWVKIIERPEPMVFVASSEHPLTQEKNVRVETILKESLVLTEKGYSYRYDLEQILAAQGYELHPVLEIGNTDIILKFLLNNVGISFLPFFVVRELVDAGKLSIINTDCVSIQMWSQLAYHKNKWITPQMQRFMDTMKKHASK
- a CDS encoding pyridoxal phosphate-dependent decarboxylase family protein produces the protein MADLCEKHNIWLHVDGAYGASILVSSKYKPLLNGISRSDSISWDAHKWLMQTYCCSVILVKEKQHLRNCFSTHPEYLKDAETGEEQINYWDMGPELTRPARSLKLWMTLQALGTNAVGEAIEHGVQLAEWAEDEIKNYNHWEIVSPAQLAIVNFRYAPTGLSNQELDSLNKRISQEMVKNGYASVLTTQLNGKTVLRICAIHPDTTEDEMRNTIQLLSNIGRSIE
- a CDS encoding glycosyltransferase; this encodes MKNKWLLALPLTLAFVFSMTPVVVSAQAKVGEEKDSACISPKMVQLKGDMQKVWIDHTIWTRSYIVSAISDRPDQKDVLDRLLRNQQDIGNVIKPYYGEAVGNKLADLLREHILIAVKIVAAAKAGNQADVKKLEADWHTNADDIAKFLSTANPNWQFKVLQDMLYTHLQLITEIVLNCIKGDWKADIAATDKNEIHMIHFADILTEGIVKQFPGKF
- a CDS encoding transglycosylase domain-containing protein: MDPKRRPSSQKRSRWRIFGKVLLINIKWFSLAGLLGVLFAGGLISGYVAALVHDEPVRSRQLIYEKVDENALTSFVYFNDQVTPVGRMRMEEDRQLVDLKDVPQSIIDALISTEDSQFYEHRGVDLKGTARAVKQKLLNENRQTGGSTLTQQVARRVFLSLDKTDSRKVKEMLLALRMERFMSKDKILTAYLNKMPFGNGSAGYNLYGIKSASLGIFNVSDLHKLHIAQAAYLAGLPQLPSVYSAFDGKGKFDEEGFDKAMERQRVVLARMLATGKLTPTEYYEALQFDVKATLAPHREKSYNTFPYLMLETEREAAQLLALQENPNLTAAEISKPEHAELLQNTREELQRSGYRIYTTINKKIYNDMRQIAANPQNFSPYSKQKGLEQIAAIMIDHKTGAILGMIEGRDFNTEQMNYATQMTRQPGSAMKPIAAYLPALEKGYTQPAGLIDDSQIILKDGRKGYHIPKNYNRRYEGLMTAREALNRSINIPALRLFLYEVKIHNAWNFVRSLGITTIQPQDEYAQTGVLGGLSKGVSVEELTAAYGTIPNMGVYNAPHLISKITDANGKIVYEYKPQSKRVYSQQTAFLMTDMLRTVISDPRGTGKRLQKAFRSYGTIDIAGKTGTTQNFGDVWFMGYTPDVTLGVWAGYRQQVNTLSQAGHTRAQSVWALIMNEAIKAQPQLFKNKHFIQPEGVVKVTVSSLTGKLPGHYSRQSGQLVTDWFNQKYVPTEVGREQLPRSSKPSVSTKTDIKEAEIPEKEVPATDQEKVPSEEMTPPVPDTDTGISMPDENIDLPSVDTSQPAAQNEQETPSNAESQDETPKTQPDEVIYPETTPDQPKN
- a CDS encoding Ger(x)C family spore germination protein is translated as MKKRSRALGMLALLIFTTGCWDQDSLRDARLANASAYDLTPEGMLKQTLEIVDDSQSNQGKSTNEIHSSTGNSVRQSTDKIRAKVTGDIRFFKYGIILYGESVARKDLYSFLDVLYREPDYPTSHVKIAVVDGLAGDILEQQSISSLLIGEFITKKIRSLENICVFPEMTLETLLPPMLDPGQDFALPYLAKEGEDIIARGIALFHGQKFTGNLSTKQGPLYVLMTGKWKKTATFVKKVHPGPASDVQNFITYQAITQSVKRHLAVKVQRDGQIDVNLNLKLPVNVVEYARDHLQDKTNVQRLNGQLSEIMTQDAEKIIRTLQKSGCDAFGIGRQLIAHHPAVWKSVDWNKEYPNVRFHTQVTVDIVGNGILN